From the genome of Deltaproteobacteria bacterium:
CTGAGCGCCGCAACCCGGTCCTCATCGGTGCGCGCCGCCTCGTAGCGAGCGCGGTGCCATTTGAGCGCGTCGTCGAACCGCAGCGCCTTTTCGCTCACGAGCGCGAGTTCTTGCATGGCCGCCGTGTCGCCGGGCGACGCGTCCAGGCGCTTCTTCCAGAACGCGATGGCGCCGTCGAAGTCGCCGGAGTCGACGTACAGACGGACGAGCGCCGAGATGATCTTGTCGTCGTTCGGCTCGCTCTGCAGGTAGGTCACGAAGTGCTGAATGGCCTTCTTCGCGTGCTCGTCGCGGCTCGGCCCCGGCTCGGCCTGCTCGAAGATCTTGAGGTGCGCCAGCCCGCAGTTGTGGTGGGCGATCGCCAGGTGCGGCGCCAGCTCGATCGCGCGCTCGAACTGCTCGATCGCCAGCTCGTACTTGCCGTCCGCGTACAGTTTGTTGCCCTGCTGGACGGAGCGGCGGGCGCTGAGTTCGGCGCAGCCCGCGGCGGCAACCGCCGCCACGGCGACGAGCGCGACGAGCGCGGTTCCCGCCGCCCGGCGAACCCGCGCGCCGATCGGCGGACACAGCGCATCCACGCGGTTCAAGACGACCTCCGTGCCATGGAGCGCCGGACTATAGACGAATCGCCGGACATCAACAACCAACTGCAACGCACGCCGGTCGGCGTGCGATCTGCCAATCCTTTCCGGCACATCCATCGGGCCATGGCGGACGGCGCGAGCGGCCGCCCCGCAAGGGTGGATCGAAATCGCCCGCGCCGCCAGCGGTCGGCGCAGGCCGTGCACCCGGCTGTCGCGTTCGGTCGCACAGCCGGGGCGTATACCGGCCGCGGCGCCGACGCGCGAGCGCCCGGGGCTCACACCGGCTGACCGGCGCTCGCGGACCCGGCGGGCGTCACGTCACGCCGGCCCCGCGCGTCCCACCGGCATGGGGGCGACGCACCGCATCGCCGCGCCCGCCCGCGGGCGCCGGCGCGCGGTCGCGCTGGCGGTCGCCGCCTCCCTGAGCGTGGTCACGGGGGCCGCCAGCGCGCGCAACCGCACGGAAATCTCGCTCACCATCAGCGGCGGCGTGTCGCTGGGGGCGTACCCGGCCGGCTACCTCTACGTCACGCGGCTGCGGCCGGCGCTGGTGCGCGTGCGCGAGAACCTGCGGATTCCGCGCCAGGAGATGAAGTTCGCCGCGCGCATTCGCGGGCCCGGCCCCGGGCGGCCGCCGGCGGTCGCGAGCGTCGTCGTCGGCGGTCCGGCGTTGCCGCGGGCGGTGCTGCCGCTGGCCGGAGCCGGCGCCGGCCGCCGCGGCGCGGGCCGGGCGTCACGGCACCGCGTACTGGACGGTGAACGTGTGGGCGTCCACGTCGCGCTGGCCGGCGGGGGCGTCGACCGTTGCTCCCTCGACGAGGCGGCGCACGCACGCCTCGTACTCCGAGTCGGACAGGCCCTCGATCTGCAAGTCGAGCGCCTCCACCGTCACGCGGCCGGCGCGTATCGACGCCGTCACGACCGCCTGGACCCGGCCGCGCGCCTTCCGGTCTCGCGCGCGCAGCTGCCGGCCACAGTCCTTGAACAGCTCGCGCAGGCCGCGGCGCACGCGCACCGACGTGTCTTGCGAGACGGCGCGCGCCGGCGGTGGCTCGTCGGCCCCGCGGTGGTCGCGCACCAGCGTGCCGTCGTCGCGCAGGTACTCGGCAACCCCGCCCGGCGCGCCCCCGGCGGCGCCGGCGTCCCCCTCGGCCCGGCGCGGCGCGAGCGTCTTCGCGGCGCGCGGAGGCCCGGCGTCCGACCGCGCGACCACGTCGGTCCGCCCGCTCGCGCGCGCGAGCTGTGCGCGCCGTGCGCCGGCCGCCGGCCGGTTGGCGCTCACCGCGAGCCACCCGAGCGCCGCCGCGACGACCGCCGCGAGACCCGCGAGCACCGCGCGCCGGCCGCGGGTCACGGTGCGACCTCCACGTCGCCGGCGACCACGCGGCGCGGGCCGGCGGGCGTGTCCACGATCAGGGCGCCGTCGGCGTCGAGCCCGCGCGCCACGCCGGCGACACCGTCGGCGACGACGGGCCGACCGATCGCCGGGCAGCGAGTACACCACGCCTCGGCGATCGCCGCGACGCCGCCGGAAAACAGCCGGTCGAGCCACCGTTCCAGGTGCGCCAACAACGCGTCGCGAAATGCCGGCAGGTCGACCGGCGTCCCGCCCAGCGCCAGCCGCAGGGAGGTCGGCGGCGTCCGCAAACCGCCCGGGAACGCCGTGCCGTTGACGTTGACGCCGATCCCGAGCACGACGTGGTCGATGCGTTCACCGCGACAGCTGGCCTCGGCCAGCACACCCGCGATCTTGTGTCCGTCCACCAGCACGTCGTTGGGCCACTTGACTGACGCCGGCACGCCGGCCGCATTCACCGCGTCACACACGCCGACGCCCGCGGCAAGTGCGATCGGCGGCACGTCGCGCGGCGCCAGCGGTGGACGCAACACGACGGAAAGATAGAGGTTGTCACCGGGCGGCGAGTACCACGAGCGCCCGGCGCGGCCGCGCCCCGCCGTCTGCTCGCGCGCGGTGACGACCGCACCGTGCGGCGCGCCGGCCCGCGCGAGCCGGTCGGCCTCGTCGTTGGTGGAGGCGCAGCGGTCGAGTTCGTGGCGGACCGCACCGAGCCAGCGCGCCACGGTCATCCCTCGCCCGCGGCCAAGAAGTCGAGCGCGATGTCGACCGCCCGCGCCGAGTGAGTGAGCGCGCCAGCCGACAGGAGGTCGACGCCGCGCCGCGCGTAGTCGGCCACCGTGTCGAGGGAGATGCCGCCGGACGCCTCGACCAGGACACCGCGCGCGTGCGCCCGCGCCGCCGCACGCTCGACCTGTTCCGGCGACATGTTGTCGAGCAGCACGACGTCGGCGCCGGCGTCCAGCGCCGCGTCCAGTTCGTCGAAGTCGCCAACCTCGACCTCGACGCGCAGCGAGTGCGGCGCGGCGCGCCGGGCGCGCGCGACCGCCTCGGCCACGGACCCGCACGCGGCGATGTGGTTGTCCTTGATCAGCACGCCCGACCCGAGGTCGAAGCGATGGTTGTAGCATCCACCGGCGCGGACGGCCGCCTTCTCGAGCGCCCGCCAACCCGGCGTCGTTTTCCGGGTGTCGACCACGCGCGCCCCGGTGCCGGCGACCGCCCGGGCGAACGCCCGCGACAGCGTCGCGATGCCCGACAGGCGCTGCAGGAAGTTCA
Proteins encoded in this window:
- a CDS encoding tetratricopeptide repeat protein — translated: MDVPERIGRSHADRRALQLVVDVRRFVYSPALHGTEVVLNRVDALCPPIGARVRRAAGTALVALVAVAAVAAAGCAELSARRSVQQGNKLYADGKYELAIEQFERAIELAPHLAIAHHNCGLAHLKIFEQAEPGPSRDEHAKKAIQHFVTYLQSEPNDDKIISALVRLYVDSGDFDGAIAFWKKRLDASPGDTAAMQELALVSEKALRFDDALKWHRARYEAARTDEDRVAALSDIGNLQFRRLLSDKEAFGPARLAMADIGLGAFQEASRMQPQNEMLYSMQAALYTHRGLATDVAWARAVEESSALINRLKWRDLFTAKQKQAQAAADGSGKTGGGAPAGAGASQ
- a CDS encoding biotin--[acetyl-CoA-carboxylase] ligase produces the protein MTVARWLGAVRHELDRCASTNDEADRLARAGAPHGAVVTAREQTAGRGRAGRSWYSPPGDNLYLSVVLRPPLAPRDVPPIALAAGVGVCDAVNAAGVPASVKWPNDVLVDGHKIAGVLAEASCRGERIDHVVLGIGVNVNGTAFPGGLRTPPTSLRLALGGTPVDLPAFRDALLAHLERWLDRLFSGGVAAIAEAWCTRCPAIGRPVVADGVAGVARGLDADGALIVDTPAGPRRVVAGDVEVAP
- the nadC gene encoding carboxylating nicotinate-nucleotide diphosphorylase, whose protein sequence is MQLARLPAVQRLIELALDEDLGRGDVTTDAVVGPGDGVARAAVVAREPLVVFGLDVAAAVFTAVSPAIEVAPAIADGAEVAAGAVVARVSGPAADVLMAERTALNFLQRLSGIATLSRAFARAVAGTGARVVDTRKTTPGWRALEKAAVRAGGCYNHRFDLGSGVLIKDNHIAACGSVAEAVARARRAAPHSLRVEVEVGDFDELDAALDAGADVVLLDNMSPEQVERAAARAHARGVLVEASGGISLDTVADYARRGVDLLSAGALTHSARAVDIALDFLAAGEG